CAAATCCGAAAGGCCAGAGCGATCGCAAGAAACGAAGCGGGTGCCGAAGAATGGTCCCGAGCCACCAGAGCTGCCGGGGGATTCCCTTCCCGCCTTCGGTTAAAACGGTTTTCAGAATGCCCTGAGCGTCCTGACCGGCCCCGTATCGGACGACCTCGATGTGCGTATTTTCATCCACATCCACGCCGGATGTAATGGCCACGCCCTTGGAGCAATCGAGATTCGGATCTCGTGTGGAAGCGCCTCCCAGCGCCTCGGAATTGGTTCGCACGAAATCGCCCAGCGTATCAGACAAATCCGGCAGGGATCCCTTTTCTTTGAGCTTCAGAAGCAGACGGACCGTTCCCAAAACACCCCCGGCAAAGATAACGCCTTTGGAACGAAATTCCCTTTTGGGGTGAAGCCATCCCGTTGATTTTCGGGTGACAATTTTATACGTCGTTCCTTCAGGAAGGACATCCACAGCCTCTGTTTCCGGGAAAATCTCAACGCCCAGTTGTTCGGCCAGGTACAGGTAATTTTTATCGAGGGTATTTTTGGCATTGTGTCGGCAGCCCACCATACATCCGCCGCAGAAAACACATCCGCTTCGGCGGGGGCCCTTGCCGTCAAAATAGGGGTCCTCCACCTCCACGTCGGGTTCGCCGAAGAAAATACTGAGCGGGTGTTTTTCAAAGGTGTGTCCCATCCCCAGATCTTCTGCAATTTCCTTTAATTTGTAATCGGTGGGATTCATGGCTTCTTCCGGCGGCAAGGCCGCCCCCAGCATTTTGTAAGCCAGGTCGTAAAAGGGTTTGAGTTTTTCCTTGGTGAGGCTTCCCCAGCGCGGGTCGTCAAAGGCCTTATCCGGGGGAACCGGCAGGGTGTTGGCGTACACCAGGCTCCCGCCGCCCACACCGGCTCCGTGGAGTACAAAAACGTCCTTGAGCAGGGTCATGCACTGGATTCCGTACATGAAGAGTTTAGGCATCCAGTAGAATTTGTGAAGCACCCAATTTGTTCTGGGAAAATCGGAAGGCTGCCAGCGTTTCCCTTTCTCGAGCACGGCCACATGATAGCCCTTTTCGGCCAGCCGAAGGGCTGAAACACTTCCGCCAAAACCCGAACCAATAATAATGTAATCGTACATGGTGTAAACCCTTTTTTATTACCCACGAATTTTCACGAATGGACACGAAGAAAAAACAAGTCGAGATAATTAGTGATAATTAGTGAAAATTAGTGGGCCATTCATTCTATGCCATCTTAACGAAAAAATAACCAAAAATCAAGCGAAAAGTTTTCCATTTGGATAATGACGAGAATTATTGCAGCTATTTAACAATTTACTTTTTGATTTTCGTGAAAATTTTTATATATTATATATCTATAATAGATAAAATAACTTACCTGCGTATGGCTTCAAACGGGAAAAACAGCGGATGAAAATTCTAAAAGGACTCTCTGTTTCAGAAGGAATCGCCATTGGCAAAGCACTGGTGCTTACGCCCGATTTTATGGACGTGCCGCCGAGGAAGCTTCGTGCCAATCAGGTGGAAGCCGAAGTCCGGCGATATCTGAAATCCCTCGATGCAACAGCCAGGCATATTCAGCAAAATAAGGAACAGGCAGAGAAGGACCTGGGTAAGGTCACCAGCCAGATTTTTGATGCCTATGCGGAAATTATTAATGACCCCTTTTTCAGAGAGGAAATTCCGGAGCGCATTCGAAAAGAGCACCTGAATGCAGAAGCCGTGCTTCGAAAAGCGGTTCTGGAATACAGCCATTCTCTGGAATCCGCAAAAGATGACTATTTGAAAGAACGTTTGAATGATATTTTCGCTGTGGAGCGCTGGATTCTTCGCTGGCTTTCATCGCCCCACAAGCGGTTCTTATTTGCCCCTCCTGAAAATGCTGTTTTAATGGCCCGGGATTTGTTGGTTCAAATGGTCATGAACATCGATCGGAAACGCATTATTGCTATCGTAACGGAGAAAGGGGGCCTCACAGGTCACGCCGCCATTTTGGCCCGATCGTATCACATCCCCGCCATTGTTCAGGTAAAGGGGCTTCTGGAGGAAGTCAAAGACCGGGCTCCGGTTATTGTGGACGGGGATTCCGGAAAGGTAATTGTCGACCCGCAGCCCGAGACGGTACAAAAATATCGCATGAAGCTCCAGGAAGAGCTGGAACACTGGCAGATTCTGCAGAAAAAGCGGTTCGAACCGGCCGTTACCCGGGACGGACACCAGATCAAAATTCTGGCCAATATCGGCTCTGCCGACGAGGCACGGGAGGCGCTCGAATACGGGGCGGAAGGAATCGGTTTGTATCGGACCGAATACTCGTTTATCGAGGCCGGTAAATTTCTTGATGAGAAAGAACAATTTGAAATTTACCGCGAAATCATCGATATAATGAAAGGGAAGGAAGTCACCATTCGCACGCTGGATGTGGGGGCGGATAAATTACTTTTTCGGGAACAACAAACGCCGGAGGTCAATCCCCTGCTGGGACTTCGTTCCATTCGGTATTTTTTGACCAAGGATAGAGCGAATTTTGAACAGCAGCTCCGCGCGATTCTTCGCGCAAGTGCCTACGGATCCGTAAAAATTCTCTATCCCATGGTCACGACCATGGAGGAAGTCAATACCATCGTTCGGGTGTATGAAAAGGTACGGAAACACATGCTCCAGGAAGGCATCCCCATTCACAAACGAATCAAACGGGGGGTCATGATTGAAATTCCGTCTGCAGCCTTGCTGGCCGATCATTTTATTGCAAAGTGTCAGTTTTTGAGTATCGGTACAAATGATCTGATTCAATATACCCTTGCGGTGGATCGCAACAATGGGGCGGTTGCGGAATTGTATCAGCCGCTGAACCCCTCCATTTTGCGGTTGATTCGAATGACTGCGCAAGCCGCTGCGGGTGCGAAAGAAGAGGTGTCGGTTTGCGGCGAAATGGCCTCGGAACCGACGTATGTTCCTCTGCTCATTGGATTGGGAATTCGCACCCTGAGCATGAATCCTGTGGCTGTGCCGGTGGTGAAGGATGTCATCCGGAATCTTTCACTGGAAGAATGCCGGAAAATGGCGGAACAGGCCGTGCAATGTGCAACGGTAGATGACGTATTAACTATTTTAAGGGCATGAGGACACCACCCATTTCCCCGGACCGGCGTCTCAAGTGTAAGCCTTTAAAAAAGCTTGAATATTTGCGTTTCCTGTGCTATTTTTTAGACTAAAGATTTAGTTTTGATGTTACCATACAATGGCCCTATTCAAAGATTTCAGGAGGACAATAGATGTCTCTTTTAAAAGTAAGAATTTACGGAGATCCCGTATTGCGGCAAATGGCAGAAGAGGTGTCCGCAATTGATGAGACTGTCCGTCAATTGGTGGATGGCATGTTTGATACGATGTATGCGGAAGACGGTGTGGGGTTGGCTGCTCCTCAAGTGGGTGTTTCCAAGCGCATTTTTATTATTGATTTGAGTGAAGTCGAAGGCGAACCCGAAGAACCCATGGTCTTCATCAACCCGAGAATCATCTGGAAATCGGATGCGACCAGTATTGCAGAAGAGGGGTGCCTGAGTATTCCCGGAATTCGGGAAGACGTGAAACGATCCAAGGAAGTGGAAGTGGAGGCGTTGAATGAAAAGGGCGAACGGGTGCATTACAAGGCAACGGGGTTGTTTGCCCGCGCAATTCTCCATGAAAACGATCATTTAAAAGGCGTCCTTTTTGTGGATTATCTGGGATCGGTTCGAAAAATGATGATTAAGGATCAATTAACAGAATTAGAACGACGATCGAAAATGGAACAAGAGGCCGCTTAGCGGACAGGGAGAATAAAAAATGATGGTTGTATTTTATATACTGGGTGGTACGGCTTTATTTGTTGCCGGCTGGCTTTTTGCCAATGTATACAAACAGCGGCGCACGCAAAAAACGCTTTACCGGGCAGAGGATATCATTAAGCAGGCCACCCGGCAGGCGGAGAAGCAAAAAAATCAGATTATTCTTCAGGCAAAGGAAGAAAAATACAGAATTCGGGAATCCGTTGAAGCCGAATTCAGGGAACAAAGAAAGGCTCTTGAAGAAGCGGAGCGAAAGCTTCAGCAGCGGGAAAAGAATCTGGACAATCAATCGGATTATTTGAACCGGAAAGAGCAAAAACTGATCAATCAGGAAAAAGAACTGGCGCGCCTGCGCGAAGAATATGAAAACAAAAATGCTCAGGTGAAGGAAATCCTGCAAAAGCAGATGCTGGAACTGGAGCGCGTGGCAGGCCTTTCCATCGATGAAGCACGGAAGATTCTGTTCAAGAATATTGAACATGACACCAAACTGGAAGCGGTGCATCTGACACAATCCATTCTGACCGACGCCAAAGAAAACGCGGTCAAAGAAGCGAAGAAAATTATTACCGAAGCAATTGAAAAAGTGGCTTCCGACCACACCGTGGAATCCACGATATCCGTGGTGAATCTGGACAATGAGGATGTAAAGGGGCGAATTATTGGCCGGGACGGCCGGAATATTAAGATATTTGAAACACTCACCGGCGTGAAGGTAATTGTGGATGATTCACCGGAAGCGGTGGTCCTTTCCGGGTTTGATCCCGTGCGGCGCGAAATTGCCCGCATTTCCCTTGAGAAACTCATTCGGAACGGAAAGATCAATCCCCAGCGGGTAGAGCAGGTGATCAAACAATCCGAAAAGGAGATGGAACAGATCATCTGGAAAGCCGGAAACGAAGCCATT
This Calditrichota bacterium DNA region includes the following protein-coding sequences:
- the def gene encoding peptide deformylase is translated as MSLLKVRIYGDPVLRQMAEEVSAIDETVRQLVDGMFDTMYAEDGVGLAAPQVGVSKRIFIIDLSEVEGEPEEPMVFINPRIIWKSDATSIAEEGCLSIPGIREDVKRSKEVEVEALNEKGERVHYKATGLFARAILHENDHLKGVLFVDYLGSVRKMMIKDQLTELERRSKMEQEAA
- the rny gene encoding ribonuclease Y → MMVVFYILGGTALFVAGWLFANVYKQRRTQKTLYRAEDIIKQATRQAEKQKNQIILQAKEEKYRIRESVEAEFREQRKALEEAERKLQQREKNLDNQSDYLNRKEQKLINQEKELARLREEYENKNAQVKEILQKQMLELERVAGLSIDEARKILFKNIEHDTKLEAVHLTQSILTDAKENAVKEAKKIITEAIEKVASDHTVESTISVVNLDNEDVKGRIIGRDGRNIKIFETLTGVKVIVDDSPEAVVLSGFDPVRREIARISLEKLIRNGKINPQRVEQVIKQSEKEMEQIIWKAGNEAIREVGVGKVHPEIVKMLGRLKYRTSYGQNVLQHSKEVAFLTGAMAAELGFDVRLAKRAGLFHDIGKAISQNSESTHTQIGVELAKKYREHPVVINAIASHHEDEEPTHPISILVSAADSISGSRPGARRETLEGYVRRIDRLEKLADSFEGVAKAYAISAGREVRVIVEPEDISDEEAFVLASDIAHKIQSDMEYPGHIKVTVIRETRAIQYI
- a CDS encoding GMC family oxidoreductase, which gives rise to MYDYIIIGSGFGGSVSALRLAEKGYHVAVLEKGKRWQPSDFPRTNWVLHKFYWMPKLFMYGIQCMTLLKDVFVLHGAGVGGGSLVYANTLPVPPDKAFDDPRWGSLTKEKLKPFYDLAYKMLGAALPPEEAMNPTDYKLKEIAEDLGMGHTFEKHPLSIFFGEPDVEVEDPYFDGKGPRRSGCVFCGGCMVGCRHNAKNTLDKNYLYLAEQLGVEIFPETEAVDVLPEGTTYKIVTRKSTGWLHPKREFRSKGVIFAGGVLGTVRLLLKLKEKGSLPDLSDTLGDFVRTNSEALGGASTRDPNLDCSKGVAITSGVDVDENTHIEVVRYGAGQDAQGILKTVLTEGGKGIPRQLWWLGTILRHPLRFLRSLWPFGFAKKSAILLVMQPTHNYLRLSYKRRWILFGRKGFTTDWQTGAKVPKYMPVANKAFRMMAEKIHGEPMSMLPEVLFGVATTAHILGGCSMGESPDRGVIDFDGKVFNYENLYVIDGSIVPANLGVNPSLTITALAEYMMSRFPEKK
- the ptsP gene encoding phosphoenolpyruvate--protein phosphotransferase, whose protein sequence is MKILKGLSVSEGIAIGKALVLTPDFMDVPPRKLRANQVEAEVRRYLKSLDATARHIQQNKEQAEKDLGKVTSQIFDAYAEIINDPFFREEIPERIRKEHLNAEAVLRKAVLEYSHSLESAKDDYLKERLNDIFAVERWILRWLSSPHKRFLFAPPENAVLMARDLLVQMVMNIDRKRIIAIVTEKGGLTGHAAILARSYHIPAIVQVKGLLEEVKDRAPVIVDGDSGKVIVDPQPETVQKYRMKLQEELEHWQILQKKRFEPAVTRDGHQIKILANIGSADEAREALEYGAEGIGLYRTEYSFIEAGKFLDEKEQFEIYREIIDIMKGKEVTIRTLDVGADKLLFREQQTPEVNPLLGLRSIRYFLTKDRANFEQQLRAILRASAYGSVKILYPMVTTMEEVNTIVRVYEKVRKHMLQEGIPIHKRIKRGVMIEIPSAALLADHFIAKCQFLSIGTNDLIQYTLAVDRNNGAVAELYQPLNPSILRLIRMTAQAAAGAKEEVSVCGEMASEPTYVPLLIGLGIRTLSMNPVAVPVVKDVIRNLSLEECRKMAEQAVQCATVDDVLTILRA